From the Thermodesulfobacteriota bacterium genome, one window contains:
- a CDS encoding CHAT domain-containing tetratricopeptide repeat protein — MIDFSFLHQKSINSYLVIMLITLSLPSCVTIKKADIKVQDEGAVRLITEGGKLYDRGRYDEALGKFSAAEAETSLPQDKIRIADILSKGGFDLFEKKLFDAALSYYNQSLKINRVLDNKPGLVNDYSYMGSIYTDIGKYDEAILHFNQAIELQKDMNDKAGVVHNLNNLANLHGYLGDYQESINLLNRALQISRSTDVPTQTARTLINLAAIDFRLRNYEKSIDYLNQALQIADRVKNENLKAEALNLTGVVYREQGEFDKALANYLAALKINKKEGVEAAIITSLSTIGELYKETGRYGQALQYIQESLHLSRESKNQLMTAVNLNYMGEVRYKQGKYDQALNLYQSSLGIFEELGFRDRIARSYNNIGYLRGETGQWDSAIENLDKAISIYKDLGDREWVRISLFGRGLYSEEKGDLLSAEKNYKEAVDIFESVREDVAGGLEAEQTFSDVNVEIYERLVSLLLRLGKDEEALEYIERSRSKNLRDTFLRSGISSFDERTRGLLERFDELFRKEASINYQLVRERAKALPNPEKIDNLVKTLARTREEFMRINSALESENPKLYGLLSIKPEDVAELVKKNRLPGDVIFVEYFITDKETYIFLMSDRDLKVKTVSAKKEELAELVKLFRDLIELNKSIPSNRWRDDQSEEYEQAIKPLKKTSSTLYAYLIEPIEAEIAPAETIAVIPFGSLHYLPFNALAKERDDGTLEFLIERKKLVYIVSASANYLDVVLGNGRKRGIESLVAFGNPDLGEPDLALPYSQEEVKAIKTLFPNATVFLGKDATKYNFESNWGVNDIIHMATHAVVKGTPSILLAPLGTGSLTLKDITGLPPAENTHLVVLSACQAAVVSDEDGHAAEELNSIALAFSMVGTPSVIATLWRIEDKATFELMEDFYENLKKEGRFDYEALRRAQLEMLKRPDKYGQPFYWAPFILMGVWE; from the coding sequence ATGATTGATTTTTCTTTCCTTCATCAAAAGAGCATTAATTCCTATCTAGTCATAATGCTGATTACTTTATCTCTACCCTCGTGCGTAACGATAAAAAAAGCGGATATTAAAGTTCAGGACGAAGGAGCAGTACGGTTAATCACCGAAGGCGGGAAATTGTACGACCGGGGAAGATATGATGAAGCCCTGGGAAAATTCTCTGCGGCGGAGGCAGAGACCAGCTTGCCCCAGGATAAAATTAGGATTGCGGACATATTATCCAAAGGCGGCTTCGACCTCTTCGAGAAAAAGCTCTTTGATGCTGCACTTTCCTACTACAACCAATCACTGAAGATAAACAGGGTTTTAGATAACAAGCCGGGACTGGTTAATGACTACAGTTACATGGGAAGTATTTACACGGATATAGGAAAATACGACGAGGCGATCCTTCACTTCAATCAGGCCATCGAACTGCAAAAGGACATGAATGATAAAGCCGGAGTAGTTCACAACCTGAATAACCTCGCCAATCTCCACGGCTACCTGGGCGACTACCAGGAATCTATAAATCTTCTAAACCGGGCCCTTCAGATTAGCCGGAGCACCGACGTCCCGACCCAAACGGCAAGAACACTGATAAATCTTGCCGCTATCGATTTTCGCCTGAGAAACTACGAAAAATCTATTGATTACCTAAACCAAGCACTTCAGATTGCGGATAGGGTAAAAAATGAAAACCTGAAAGCGGAAGCCCTAAACCTAACCGGCGTCGTCTACAGAGAGCAGGGTGAATTCGATAAGGCTTTAGCCAATTACCTTGCCGCGCTGAAAATCAACAAGAAAGAGGGCGTTGAAGCTGCAATCATAACCAGCCTTAGCACTATTGGCGAATTGTATAAGGAGACTGGAAGATACGGCCAAGCTCTTCAATACATTCAGGAATCTCTCCACCTGAGCAGGGAATCGAAAAACCAACTGATGACCGCCGTCAACCTGAATTACATGGGGGAGGTGAGATACAAGCAGGGAAAATACGACCAGGCTCTCAATCTTTACCAATCATCCTTGGGAATCTTTGAAGAGCTTGGGTTCAGGGACCGGATAGCCAGAAGCTACAACAACATCGGTTACCTGAGAGGGGAAACCGGGCAGTGGGATTCTGCGATCGAGAACCTGGATAAGGCCATCTCCATCTATAAAGACCTGGGAGACAGGGAGTGGGTCCGCATCTCTCTCTTTGGCCGGGGACTTTATTCAGAAGAAAAAGGGGACCTTCTTTCCGCAGAAAAAAACTACAAGGAGGCCGTGGATATATTTGAATCGGTTAGAGAGGACGTCGCCGGGGGCCTGGAAGCAGAGCAAACCTTCAGCGACGTGAACGTGGAGATTTACGAGAGGCTGGTGTCATTGCTCCTGCGGCTTGGGAAAGACGAGGAAGCGCTCGAGTATATAGAAAGGAGCAGGTCAAAGAACCTCCGGGACACGTTTCTAAGGAGCGGTATCAGCTCTTTTGACGAGAGAACCAGGGGACTCCTTGAAAGATTTGATGAGCTTTTCAGAAAAGAGGCTTCCATAAACTACCAGTTGGTGAGGGAAAGAGCAAAGGCATTGCCTAACCCGGAGAAGATAGACAATTTAGTAAAAACATTGGCCAGGACTAGGGAAGAATTTATGAGAATAAATTCTGCTTTAGAGTCCGAAAATCCCAAGCTGTACGGCCTGCTCAGTATAAAACCGGAAGACGTTGCCGAACTGGTAAAAAAGAATAGGCTCCCCGGAGACGTTATCTTTGTAGAGTACTTTATCACCGATAAAGAGACCTACATATTTCTCATGAGCGACAGGGACCTGAAGGTCAAGACCGTTTCTGCGAAGAAAGAGGAACTTGCAGAATTGGTCAAACTGTTTAGAGACCTGATAGAGCTTAATAAATCCATACCCAGCAACCGCTGGCGGGATGACCAGAGTGAGGAATACGAACAGGCTATAAAACCGCTCAAGAAGACATCATCGACCCTCTACGCCTACCTCATAGAGCCAATCGAGGCTGAGATTGCCCCGGCCGAAACCATAGCCGTGATTCCCTTCGGCTCGCTCCATTACCTCCCATTCAACGCCTTGGCAAAAGAAAGGGATGACGGCACGTTGGAATTTCTCATAGAAAGGAAGAAGCTCGTCTATATTGTTTCCGCCTCCGCCAATTACCTGGACGTAGTCCTGGGAAACGGCCGTAAAAGAGGAATCGAGAGTCTGGTTGCCTTTGGCAACCCGGACCTTGGGGAACCGGACCTCGCCCTTCCCTATTCCCAGGAGGAAGTTAAAGCCATAAAAACACTCTTTCCAAACGCCACCGTGTTCCTGGGAAAGGATGCTACCAAATATAATTTCGAGAGCAACTGGGGGGTGAATGACATAATCCATATGGCCACGCATGCAGTCGTCAAAGGAACGCCGTCAATACTCTTGGCCCCTTTAGGCACGGGCAGTCTTACCCTGAAAGACATTACCGGGCTGCCCCCTGCCGAGAACACCCATCTTGTGGTGCTCTCCGCGTGCCAGGCGGCGGTTGTAAGTGACGAAGACGGCCATGCTGCCGAGGAGCTAAACAGTATAGCTCTCGCTTTCAGCATGGTAGGCACCCCATCGGTTATTGCCACCCTCTGGAGGATAGAGGACAAAGCTACATTTGAGCTGATGGAGGATTTTTATGAGAATTTAAAGAAAGAGGGCAGATTCGATTACGAGGCGTTGAGAAGGGCACAGTTAGAGATGCTTAAGAGGCCGGATAAATACGGCCAGCCATTCTACTGGGCGCCCTTTATTCTTATGGGGGTATGGGAGTAG
- a CDS encoding sigma-70 family RNA polymerase sigma factor has product MCRRSFSNNPDLANDCFLYVWEKLHEDNSRRIGSFRGEASFKTFLQSVTGKLIIDFRRSQFGYKVLPKYYWAFDEINRHVFKLFFYHNLSPGWVENSIQAEFKIPPEEAQIRVDEVEKRIRESRVNMDEIDEKRTVFLGEQVDGIASEGRGANPEESLITTEAKEKKEMVLKVLREEVHRLEEEDILILQLYFEQDLSAREISGAIPGLDQKKVYKRIEKILKSLGKYMREKGITNDDIKEIFEQTL; this is encoded by the coding sequence ATGTGTAGAAGGAGCTTTTCTAACAACCCCGACCTGGCCAATGATTGTTTCCTGTACGTGTGGGAGAAGCTACATGAGGATAATAGCCGGAGGATAGGCTCCTTCCGCGGGGAGGCGAGCTTTAAGACATTTCTCCAGAGCGTTACCGGGAAGCTCATCATTGATTTTAGGAGAAGTCAATTCGGATATAAGGTCTTACCCAAGTATTACTGGGCGTTCGACGAGATAAACCGTCATGTTTTTAAACTCTTCTTTTATCACAATTTGTCTCCCGGCTGGGTAGAGAATTCCATTCAAGCGGAGTTTAAAATCCCCCCGGAGGAGGCTCAAATAAGGGTTGATGAAGTGGAAAAAAGGATAAGGGAGAGTAGGGTGAATATGGATGAGATCGATGAAAAGCGAACCGTTTTTCTCGGGGAACAGGTAGATGGTATTGCCTCCGAGGGTAGGGGGGCAAATCCGGAGGAGAGTCTGATAACCACCGAGGCCAAAGAGAAAAAGGAGATGGTGTTGAAAGTGCTCAGGGAGGAGGTTCACAGGCTCGAAGAGGAGGATATTCTGATACTACAGCTCTATTTCGAGCAAGATTTGAGCGCAAGGGAGATATCCGGGGCTATTCCCGGGCTTGACCAGAAAAAGGTGTACAAAAGAATAGAAAAGATACTGAAGAGCCTGGGGAAATACATGAGAGAAAAGGGGATAACCAACGACGATATCAAGGAGATATTTGAACAAACGCTATGA
- a CDS encoding response regulator transcription factor has translation MRESNNPIQIALASRSQFFLQGIKRILQDEGDIKIVAEVIDSKEVKKCIKEIKPDFIFIDNRTPEFSIQDQLNSLINKNCTTRFILFDTYRGEKHFSRNIVYISREAGSKELIESVRKNSRSNEGAQDRKDYSGHDKNRLTNREADIVNLIKIGMSNKRIAQRLSIREKTVKANLTNIFTKLQVQSRYQLLVRARQQGPNNSSEHEFSKTG, from the coding sequence GTGAGAGAATCGAATAATCCGATACAAATAGCCTTAGCATCGCGCTCCCAGTTTTTTCTCCAAGGAATAAAAAGGATTCTCCAGGATGAGGGCGACATAAAGATAGTTGCCGAGGTTATCGATTCAAAAGAGGTCAAGAAATGTATTAAAGAGATAAAACCGGACTTTATATTTATCGACAATAGAACCCCGGAGTTTAGCATCCAGGATCAACTGAATTCCTTGATTAATAAAAATTGCACTACCCGGTTTATCTTATTCGACACCTATAGGGGGGAAAAACATTTTTCACGAAACATCGTATATATAAGCAGGGAAGCAGGCTCCAAAGAATTAATCGAGAGCGTGAGAAAAAACAGCCGGAGTAATGAAGGTGCTCAAGACAGGAAAGATTACTCGGGCCATGACAAAAATAGGCTTACAAACAGGGAAGCAGACATAGTTAATTTAATCAAAATCGGCATGAGCAACAAAAGAATTGCTCAAAGACTCTCCATAAGGGAAAAAACGGTGAAGGCAAACCTGACCAATATTTTTACGAAACTACAGGTCCAAAGCAGGTACCAGCTCCTAGTGCGGGCCAGGCAGCAAGGCCCTAATAATTCTTCAGAACATGAATTTTCAAAAACCGGCTAA
- a CDS encoding acyl-CoA synthetase: MKFDYEKLCRSWKWQIPKYYNIGRDCTDKHVRTESHRNKIALYWEDEEGETRRFTFTDLSVITNKIGNALLSLGFQKGDRLLIRLPNLPEFPLVFLGAIKIGAVPIPTSSMLTAEEIGFLLDDSGARCIVTTSGLYEAVEENRGRHERFRDVLIVGRPTPSGCIDLNELIRKSPEGLDVPETKADDVAYICYTSGTTGFPKGVVHAQRALIGRDPSALYWQALKPHYTVMHAGKLNWTYTLGTGCLDPWRHGCSTVIYGGEHNPKKFFELIAKYRVNVFMAVPSVYRQMLRTADEVSPDLASLHHALSAGEHLSEELFHSWESKLGVELYDGLGMSEFSYYLSNMPGMPIKPGSPGKPQPGHRSTLVDQYGHEVGIGESGVLATPKNDPGIMLRYWQRPEETEKMFLGEWFVSGDYFYKDEDGYFWLVGREDDIITTFGYRVSPFEVERVLGEHPIVHECAVTGIDVGEDKTITTAFVVLKETMPEMEKLKEELLDYTLKRLARYKCPREIIFLESLPKTANGKIKRRALRETYNTF; encoded by the coding sequence ATGAAATTTGACTACGAAAAACTCTGCCGCTCTTGGAAATGGCAAATACCCAAATACTACAATATAGGGCGTGACTGTACCGACAAACATGTCAGGACAGAATCGCACCGGAATAAAATCGCACTATACTGGGAGGATGAAGAGGGAGAAACCAGGAGATTCACGTTTACCGACCTTTCGGTTATTACCAACAAGATAGGAAATGCCCTACTTTCTCTCGGGTTCCAAAAAGGCGACCGTCTCCTTATTCGACTACCGAACCTTCCTGAATTTCCCCTGGTTTTTCTGGGGGCGATAAAAATTGGCGCAGTCCCCATTCCCACAAGCTCGATGCTTACTGCCGAAGAGATCGGTTTTCTGCTGGACGACAGCGGAGCTAGATGTATTGTTACCACTTCAGGGTTATACGAAGCGGTGGAAGAGAATCGAGGCCGGCATGAACGTTTCAGAGACGTTCTTATCGTGGGCCGACCCACACCTTCGGGTTGCATAGATTTAAACGAATTAATAAGGAAGAGTCCAGAAGGATTGGATGTCCCGGAGACAAAAGCGGATGACGTAGCCTATATTTGTTATACATCCGGGACGACCGGGTTTCCAAAGGGTGTCGTTCATGCGCAACGGGCACTGATCGGGCGCGACCCTTCCGCTCTTTACTGGCAGGCCTTGAAACCGCACTATACGGTCATGCATGCCGGAAAATTAAACTGGACTTACACCCTGGGCACGGGATGCCTTGACCCATGGCGGCACGGTTGCTCCACGGTGATCTATGGAGGAGAGCACAACCCCAAAAAATTTTTTGAGCTAATAGCCAAGTACAGGGTTAACGTATTTATGGCCGTGCCTAGTGTTTATAGGCAGATGCTTCGCACCGCAGACGAGGTTAGTCCCGACCTTGCCAGTCTTCATCACGCCCTTAGCGCCGGAGAGCACCTGAGCGAAGAACTCTTTCACTCATGGGAAAGCAAACTAGGGGTAGAACTCTACGATGGCCTGGGCATGAGCGAGTTCAGTTACTATCTCTCAAACATGCCGGGTATGCCGATAAAACCGGGGTCTCCAGGAAAGCCGCAGCCGGGGCACCGCTCTACCCTCGTTGACCAGTACGGCCATGAGGTCGGCATTGGAGAGAGCGGGGTTCTAGCTACTCCGAAGAATGACCCCGGAATAATGCTTCGATACTGGCAGCGTCCGGAGGAAACCGAGAAGATGTTTCTAGGTGAATGGTTTGTAAGCGGGGATTACTTTTACAAGGACGAGGACGGCTACTTCTGGCTTGTGGGAAGAGAAGACGACATAATCACCACATTTGGGTATAGGGTTTCGCCATTCGAGGTAGAGAGGGTTTTAGGTGAACATCCAATAGTCCATGAATGCGCGGTGACCGGTATCGATGTCGGAGAAGATAAAACAATTACAACGGCTTTTGTAGTGCTTAAAGAAACCATGCCGGAAATGGAAAAGCTAAAAGAAGAGCTTTTAGACTACACTCTTAAACGTCTTGCCAGATACAAATGTCCCCGGGAAATAATCTTCCTTGAATCACTTCCTAAGACCGCAAATGGGAAGATTAAGCGCCGTGCACTTAGAGAAACATACAATACTTTCTAA
- a CDS encoding S8 family serine peptidase, with product MNPLDVVKLTALMELTSGRPEITVGLIDGPIIINHPSLTGENIREVPGKLDGTYTVASSAACMHGTFVAGILCGRRGSLAPAICPDCTLLVRPIFSERASGNRQTWGEPAKSLPSATPEELAGAIIETIDAGARVINLSAALAQPSSKGERELEKALDYAARGGVIVVAAAGNQGTIGSSAVTGHTWVIPVVACDLQGRPINYSNLGSSIGKRGLSAPGDNITSLGANGKSLTFGETSAAAPFVTGAIALLWSEFPFLVTKMSPYYDR from the coding sequence ATGAATCCTTTGGATGTGGTCAAGCTCACAGCATTGATGGAACTCACAAGCGGTAGACCCGAAATTACAGTTGGGTTAATAGATGGCCCCATCATAATTAACCATCCCAGCCTTACAGGTGAAAATATCCGCGAGGTTCCTGGAAAACTGGATGGGACATACACCGTAGCAAGCAGTGCTGCCTGTATGCATGGGACGTTTGTGGCAGGCATCTTGTGCGGTAGGAGGGGTTCTCTAGCTCCGGCAATCTGTCCTGATTGCACACTGCTTGTACGTCCCATTTTTTCAGAGAGGGCATCGGGAAACAGACAGACCTGGGGTGAGCCCGCTAAATCCCTGCCAAGCGCAACCCCAGAGGAGCTTGCAGGGGCAATCATAGAGACCATTGATGCAGGTGCGCGTGTAATAAACCTAAGCGCTGCACTTGCACAACCATCATCTAAAGGTGAGCGCGAATTAGAAAAGGCTCTAGATTATGCTGCAAGGGGTGGTGTTATTGTTGTTGCGGCGGCTGGGAATCAGGGGACTATCGGAAGTTCTGCCGTTACCGGTCACACGTGGGTTATTCCGGTTGTTGCCTGCGACCTTCAAGGTAGACCGATTAACTACTCGAACCTAGGAAGTTCTATCGGAAAGCGAGGTCTAAGCGCTCCCGGCGACAACATTACCAGCCTCGGGGCTAATGGCAAGTCGCTCACATTTGGAGAAACTAGTGCTGCAGCCCCATTTGTAACAGGTGCCATTGCGCTTTTGTGGTCGGAGTTTCCGTTCTTGGTTACAAAGATGTCACCTTACTACGACCGGTGA
- a CDS encoding antitoxin family protein, translated as MSKRLEAVYENGVLRLLEPLDLREHERVTLIVSKLPAIPSEEEWLVVECLQLYAAEVDESISLEAVRKALSKIPGSLTVVRLCSPQADFVAEREEH; from the coding sequence ATGAGTAAAAGGCTTGAAGCGGTTTATGAGAATGGTGTATTACGTCTGCTGGAACCGCTTGACCTCCGTGAGCACGAGCGCGTCACCTTAATCGTGTCTAAGTTGCCAGCAATCCCTTCGGAGGAGGAATGGCTAGTTGTCGAATGCTTGCAACTCTATGCCGCCGAGGTGGATGAGAGCATAAGCCTCGAGGCGGTGAGGAAAGCTCTCTCGAAGATTCCTGGCTCGCTGACAGTGGTTCGACTTTGCTCACCACAGGCGGACTTTGTCGCAGAACGAGAAGAACACTAG
- a CDS encoding S8 family serine peptidase, translated as MNHLDLIRLTALMDIASGRPEIVVGLIDGPVLLDHPDLSGGDIREVPGKLAGACAQASSVACLHGTFVAGILCGKRGSVAPAICPDCTLLVRPIFAETMSGNGNSRSQHLEPMPSTTPDELAAALIETIDAGAHVINLSAAMAQLSSTGERELVGALNYASKRGVLIVAAAGNQGAVGSTVITRHPWVIPVVACDLQGRPISYSNLGNSIGRRGLSAPGDNITSLGADGKPLTFSGTSAAAPFVTGAIALLWSEFPKATGADMKVVITRSNGRRRNTVVPPLLDAWGAYQIIRSGLRR; from the coding sequence ATGAATCATCTGGATTTAATCAGGCTCACCGCTTTGATGGATATTGCCAGCGGGAGGCCAGAGATAGTAGTTGGTCTGATTGACGGGCCCGTGTTATTAGACCATCCGGATCTTTCAGGTGGAGACATTCGTGAGGTCCCTGGAAAACTTGCGGGTGCATGTGCACAGGCAAGTAGTGTCGCCTGTTTGCATGGAACATTCGTGGCAGGAATTTTGTGCGGAAAGAGGGGTTCTGTAGCTCCGGCTATCTGTCCTGATTGCACGTTGTTGGTGCGTCCTATTTTTGCTGAGACGATGTCAGGAAATGGAAATAGCCGCAGCCAGCATCTAGAGCCCATGCCCAGTACCACTCCCGATGAACTAGCAGCGGCATTAATCGAGACCATTGATGCGGGAGCGCACGTGATAAACCTGAGTGCAGCTATGGCGCAGCTATCTTCCACAGGTGAACGAGAGTTAGTAGGGGCTTTGAATTATGCATCAAAGAGAGGCGTTTTGATTGTAGCAGCGGCGGGAAATCAGGGAGCAGTTGGTAGCACTGTTATCACCCGTCACCCTTGGGTTATCCCGGTCGTTGCCTGTGACCTTCAGGGTAGACCGATTAGTTACTCCAATCTGGGAAATTCGATAGGGAGACGAGGTCTGAGCGCCCCCGGCGACAACATTACTAGCCTCGGAGCCGATGGCAAACCACTCACGTTCAGCGGAACGAGCGCTGCGGCTCCCTTTGTGACGGGGGCTATTGCGCTGCTTTGGTCAGAGTTCCCAAAAGCTACCGGTGCTGATATGAAAGTCGTGATTACACGGTCGAACGGGCGAAGGAGAAATACGGTAGTTCCACCCTTGCTTGATGCATGGGGGGCGTATCAGATTATAAGGTCTGGTTTAAGGAGGTGA
- a CDS encoding LLM class flavin-dependent oxidoreductase, which produces MKRIATISPVWGCSVDDLRALAKEAEAGGFEAIFSPEVPPYSALANAQVFAEATSKIKVGTWITNIYMRQPVICAAEALTVQEISGGRMVLGLGVSHKPVNDRFGIDMKDPIEEMRKYVTAVRSFADGSSPLLTIKRQLPYLPIYTAVLTEKAAELAGEVADGIMPYMATPGHLKKLIGAVKRGAEKAGRAPSDIDITNGIPCFISDDLEAARNAGKRGLSGYARFPFYQRLITNLGFGDVVEKIKSGVSPAEAFSDDLLDAVALVGPAERCRERLEAYREAGVQLPIIVPNPVGKQSNVEVMKIMIKALAGS; this is translated from the coding sequence ATGAAACGGATAGCGACCATTTCACCGGTATGGGGATGCAGCGTAGACGACCTTCGCGCTTTAGCCAAAGAAGCGGAGGCTGGGGGATTCGAGGCGATATTTTCCCCGGAGGTGCCACCCTACAGCGCCCTGGCTAACGCCCAGGTTTTTGCCGAGGCGACCTCGAAAATTAAAGTGGGTACATGGATAACCAATATCTACATGCGCCAGCCGGTTATATGTGCGGCCGAGGCCCTTACTGTTCAGGAAATTTCAGGCGGAAGGATGGTGCTTGGGTTGGGTGTCAGTCATAAGCCGGTGAATGACCGCTTCGGAATTGACATGAAAGACCCGATCGAGGAAATGCGAAAATATGTGACAGCGGTCAGGTCCTTCGCTGATGGAAGCTCGCCACTCTTGACAATCAAAAGACAACTCCCTTATCTCCCGATATACACGGCGGTGCTGACCGAAAAAGCGGCGGAACTGGCCGGCGAGGTAGCAGACGGCATCATGCCCTATATGGCTACTCCCGGTCATTTGAAGAAGCTGATAGGCGCGGTTAAAAGAGGTGCGGAAAAGGCCGGCCGTGCTCCTTCGGATATCGACATCACCAATGGAATCCCTTGTTTTATCTCCGACGACTTGGAAGCTGCCAGAAACGCCGGAAAGCGCGGTCTTTCCGGCTATGCCCGCTTTCCTTTCTACCAGCGCTTGATTACAAACTTAGGATTTGGCGATGTGGTGGAGAAGATTAAATCTGGTGTAAGCCCAGCCGAGGCGTTTTCCGATGACCTACTGGACGCGGTGGCTTTGGTTGGCCCTGCCGAAAGGTGCCGTGAAAGACTCGAGGCTTACAGAGAAGCAGGGGTTCAACTTCCGATCATCGTCCCAAACCCGGTGGGAAAGCAGAGCAATGTCGAGGTGATGAAGATCATGATTAAGGCTCTGGCGGGCAGTTGA
- a CDS encoding radical SAM protein yields the protein MIEYSMPLFRPPSEANSFILQATIGCSHNECTYCAMYRKDTQRFRMRPIDEIKTIIDEAVERYDFNRVFIADGNALVMPQKKLVEILQYLKEKRPDLQRITMYANVSDILRKGAENLKVLRDLGLEMVYIGFESGDDIVLERIKKGANYEETVRASKILKEAGVKNSAMVLLGVGGVDRSLEHAYATGRLLTDTDPEYVGALSLQVRPGAPIYQEWLDGKFKLPDKFQMIKELEIIVENTNLTDGYFFSNHISNYLPIKARFPQDKERVLEEIRAVLERGDESLLRPDFYRDVINQY from the coding sequence ATGATTGAATATTCCATGCCGCTTTTCCGGCCTCCCAGCGAGGCAAATAGCTTCATCCTTCAGGCTACGATAGGCTGCTCTCATAACGAGTGCACCTACTGCGCCATGTATCGGAAAGATACCCAAAGGTTTCGTATGCGCCCCATAGATGAGATCAAGACTATTATTGATGAAGCTGTGGAGAGATATGATTTCAACCGGGTGTTCATCGCCGATGGCAACGCCCTGGTCATGCCCCAGAAAAAGCTGGTCGAGATTTTGCAGTATTTAAAGGAGAAACGTCCGGACTTGCAGCGAATTACCATGTATGCAAACGTTAGCGACATCCTGAGAAAAGGAGCTGAGAATTTAAAAGTGCTGAGGGACCTCGGGTTGGAGATGGTTTACATCGGATTTGAAAGCGGAGACGATATAGTTCTAGAAAGGATTAAAAAAGGGGCAAATTACGAGGAGACGGTAAGAGCATCAAAAATCCTTAAAGAGGCCGGGGTCAAAAACTCGGCCATGGTTCTTCTCGGGGTTGGCGGGGTGGATAGAAGCCTTGAGCATGCATATGCGACCGGAAGGCTCTTGACCGATACTGACCCTGAGTATGTAGGGGCACTTTCCCTTCAGGTCCGCCCGGGGGCTCCGATTTACCAGGAGTGGCTTGACGGAAAGTTCAAACTCCCGGATAAGTTTCAGATGATAAAAGAGCTAGAAATTATCGTCGAGAATACAAACCTGACTGACGGGTATTTCTTTTCGAATCACATCTCTAATTATCTTCCTATCAAAGCAAGATTCCCCCAGGATAAGGAAAGGGTCTTGGAAGAGATAAGAGCGGTCTTGGAAAGAGGAGATGAGTCTTTGCTCCGCCCCGATTTTTACCGGGATGTGATTAATCAGTATTAG
- a CDS encoding nitroreductase/quinone reductase family protein — MKIPIPDGSSFLGYLTTKGRVTGKEHTVKLRLVFYKGRFFASRRSLAGDWLKNVMTNPSVSVEVNGTVVEGLARLVEDDELSRKISELKYDDIRREESRVVVEITPIESTE, encoded by the coding sequence ATGAAGATTCCTATCCCCGACGGGTCGAGCTTTCTAGGCTATCTCACCACGAAGGGAAGAGTAACAGGGAAAGAGCATACAGTAAAATTACGATTAGTCTTCTACAAGGGAAGATTCTTTGCATCCAGGAGAAGCCTGGCCGGAGACTGGTTAAAAAATGTAATGACCAATCCATCGGTTTCCGTTGAAGTTAACGGGACGGTGGTCGAGGGTCTGGCCAGACTGGTCGAAGACGACGAACTATCACGAAAGATATCGGAGTTGAAATATGACGATATACGAAGAGAAGAAAGCAGGGTGGTAGTAGAGATTACCCCTATCGAATCAACCGAATAG